The Setaria italica strain Yugu1 chromosome IX, Setaria_italica_v2.0, whole genome shotgun sequence genome has a window encoding:
- the LOC101775534 gene encoding uncharacterized protein LOC101775534, which yields MALGDNSNPASYIHTVQHLIERCMTFGMSMEECMEALAKRADVQPVVTSTVWKELEKENKEFFDQYKQWMSEKRSATSNS from the exons ATGGCCTTGGGAGACAACTCCAATCCTGCCTCTTACATCCACACG GTGCAGCACCTGATAGAGCGGTGCATGACGTTCGGGATGAGCATGGAGGAGTGCATGGAGGCGCTGGCCAAGCGCGCCGACGTCCAGCCCGTCGTCACCTCCACAG TGTGGAAGGAGCTGGAGAAGGAGAATAAGGAGTTCTTCGACCAGTACAAGCAGTGGATGTCGGAGAAGAGAAGCGCAACGAGCAATTCCTAG
- the LOC101775131 gene encoding ABC transporter B family member 6: MVPTGLFGWASPHVQPLTPVSEVSEPPESPSPYGDGPAGDAGVGAREGEAAGAGEEEVEEDEVEPPPAAVSFWRLFEFADGFDWALMAAGALAAAAHGAALVVYLHYFGRALNLLDSERVESALYGHSDELLHRFKEHALYIVYIAAGVFVAGWIEVSCWILTGERQTAVIRSKYVQVLLNQDMSFFDTYGNNGDIVSQVLSDVLLIQSAISEKVGNYIHNMATFVGGLIVGLLNCWQIALLTLATGPLIVAAGGISNIFLHRLAENIQDAYAEAASIAEQAISYIRTLYSFTNETLAKYSYATSLQATLRYGILISLVQGIGLGFTYGLAICSCALQLWVGRHLIVRGKADGGEVVVALFSVILSGLGLNQAATNFYSFEQGRIAAYRLYEMISRSTSSVNQEGITLTQVQGNIEFRNVYFSYLSRPEIPILSGFFLTVPARKTVALVGRNGSGKSSIIPLMERFYDPTLGEVLLDGENIKNLKVEWLRSQIGLVTQEPALLSLSIRENIAYGRSATFDQIEEATKTAHAHGFISSLEKGYETQVGRAGIALTDEQKIKISIARAVLSNPSILLLDEVTGGLDFEAEKAVQEALDVLMLGRSTIIIARRLSLIKNADYIAVMEEGHLVEMGTHDELLNLDGLYAELLRCEEATKLPKRMPTKNSRERKSLQIEDASVSQYFQESSSPKMTKSPSLQKTHGMLQFWRSDTNRNSHDSPKDRSPPSEQTVDNGIPMVATETERTPSIKRQDSFEMKLPDLPKVDVHPIQRQSSKNSEPDSPISPLLTSDPKNERSHSQTFSRPQSERDDTSSEHSELDEVQHQKPPSFWRLATLSIAEWPYALLGTIGAAIFGSFNPLLAYTIALIVSAYYRIEVHDMHHEVNRWCLFIVGMGVITVLVNWLQHFYFGIMGEKMTERIRRMMFSAILRNEVGWFDKDENNADTLSMRLANDATYVRAAFSNRLSIFIQDTAAVSVALLIGMLLGWRVALVALATLPVLVISAIAQKLWLAGFSRGIQEMHRKASLVLEDAVRNIYTVVAFCAGNKIMELYRLHLGKILKQSLVQGLAIGFGFGLSQFLLFACNALLLWYTAISVDQQRLTIATGLKEYILFSFASFALVEPFGLAPYILKRRKSLTSVFEIIDREPKIDPDDTTGLKPPNVYGSIEFKNVDFSYPARPEILVLSNFNLKVSGGQTVAVVGVSGSGKSTIISLIERFYDPVSGQVLLDGRDLKSFNLRWLRSHMGLIQQEPVIFSTTIRENIIYARHNATEAEIKEAARIANAHHFISSLPHGYDTHVGMRGVDLTPGQKQRIAIARVVLKNAPILLLDEASSAIESESSRVVQEALDTLVMGNKTTILIAHRAAMMKHVDNIVVLNGGKIVEQGTHDSLMDQNGLYVRLMQPHFGKGLRQHRLM, translated from the exons ATGGTGCCGACGGGGCTGTTCGGGTGGGCGTCGCCGCACGTGCAGCCGCTCACGCCCGTGTCCGAGGTCTCCGAGCCGCCTGAGTCGCCGTCGCCGTACGGGGACGGGCCGGCGGGGGATGCGGGCGTGGGGGCGAGGGAGGGggaagccgccggcgccggcgaggaggaggtggaggaagatgaggtcgagccgccgcccgcggccgtgTCGTTCTGGAGGCTTTTCGAGTTCGCCGATGGGTTCGACTGGGCCCTCATGGCTGCCGGGGCGCTCGCTGCTGCTGCCCATGGCGCGGCGCTCGTTGTGTACCTGCACTACTTCGGGAGGGCCCTGAATTTGCTCGACTCTGAGCGGGTTGAGTCGGCTCTCTATGGACACAGTGATGAGCTGCTCCACCGGTTTAAGGAG CATGCTTTGTATATCGTCTATATAGCTGCTGGTGTTTTTGTTGCAGGATGGATCG AGGTATCATGCTGGATTCTCACGGGGGAACGGCAGACTGCTGTCATCAGATCAAAATATGTTCAGGTCTTGCTAAATCAAGACATGAGCTTCTTTGATACATATGGAAATAATGGTGATATTGTGAGTCAAGTGCTCAGTGATGTATTGCTCATTCAGTCAGCTATAAGCGAGAAA GTCGGGAACTACATACACAATATGGCTACATTTGTTGGTGGTCTCATTGTTGGCCTTCTCAATTGTTGGCAAATAGCACTTCTAACTCTTGCCACTGGACCCTTAATTGTTGCAGCAGGAGGAATATCCAACATATTCCTCCATAGATTGGCTGAAAACATTCAAGATGCATATGCCGAAGCAGCTAGCATTGCTGAACAG GCCATCTCATACATCAGGACACTGTATTCTTTTACAAATGAAACTCTTGCAAAGTACTCCTATGCTACCTCGCTTCAAGCCACACTGAGATATGGAATTTTGATAAGTCTTGTCCAAGGAATCGGCCTTGGATTTACATATGGACTTGCCATTTGCTCCTGTGCATTGCAACTTTGGGTCGGAAGACATTTGATTGTTCGTGGAAAAGCTGATGGTGGTGAAGTTGTGGTAGCTTTATTCTCTGTCATTCTGAGCGGCCT TGGTTTGAATCAAGCAGCTACAAACTTCTATTCCTTTGAGCAAGGGCGCATTGCTGCTTATAGACTATATGAGATGATTAGCCGTTCAACTTCCAGCGTTAATCAAGAAGGGATCACATTAACCCAAGTTCAGGGGAACATTGAATTTAGAAATGTGTATTTCAGCTACCTGTCTCGTCCTGAAATTCCAATTTTAAGTGGTTTCTTCCTCACTGTGCCTGCGAGAAAAACTGTTGCACTTGTTGGTAGAAATGGTTCAGGGAAAAGCAGTATAATTCCTCTAATGGAGAGATTCTATGACCCAACATTAG gtgaagttctTTTGGATGGGGAAAACATAAAAAATTTGAAAGTGGAATGGTTAAGAAGCCAAATTGGTCTGGTGACACAAGAACCAGCTTTATTGAGTTTGAGCATTCGGGAAAATATTGCTTATGGAAGATCTGCTACCTTTGATCAGATAGAAGAGGCAACGAAGACAGCCCATGCCCATGGGTTCATCAGTTCACTTGAAAAGGGGTATGAAACCCAG GTTGGTCGTGCTGGTATTGCACTGACTGATGAACAGAAGATCAAAATTTCTATTGCCCGTGCTGTGCTTTCGAATCCATCCATTCTCTTGCTTGATGAGGTCACAGGAGGACTTGATTTTGAAGCTGAAAAGGCTGTCCAAGAAGCATTAGATGTTCTCATGTTGGGAAGGTCAACCATTATAATTGCTAGACGTCTTAGCCTCATTAAAAATGCCGATTACATAGCTGTAATGGAGGAGGGGCATCTTGTTGAAATGGGTACACATGATGAATTGCTGAACTTGGATGGCCTTTATGCCGAGCTTTTAAGGTGTGAGGAAGCAACAAAACTTCCCAAAAG GATGCCCACCAAGAATAGCAGGGAGCGCAAGTCACTCCAAATTGAGGACGCATCAGTGAGCCAATACTTTCAAGAATCATCCTCTCCTAAGATGACAAAATCACCTTCACTTCAAAAAACACATGGCATGCTTCAATTTTGGCGTTCAGATACCAACAGGAACTCTCATGATTCACCAAAGGATCGAAGTCCACCTTCAGAGCAAACTGTAGACAATGGGATACCTATGGTTGCAACTGAAACTGAAAGAACACCGTCCATCAAGAGACAGGACAGTTTTGAAATGAAATTGCCTGATCTTCCGAAAGTTGATGTTCATCCTATACAGCGTCAGTCATCTAAGAATTCAGAACCTGACTCACCCATATCTCCTCTTTTGACTTCTGATCCTAAGAATGAGCGTTCACATTCACAAACTTTTAGCAGACCACAGAGTGAACGAGATGATACGAGTTCTGAACATAGTGAACTAGATGAGGTTCAGCACCAGAAACCTCCATCTTTTTGGCGACTTGCAACACTTAGTATTGCTGAATGGCCTTATGCTCTTTTAGGTACAATTGGTGCTGCTATATTTGGTTCATTTAACCCACTGCTTGCTTACACTATAGCGCTTATAGTGTCAGCATACTATCGAATAGAAGTTCATGATATGCACCACGAAGTGAACAGGTGGTGTTTATTCATAGTAGGAATGGGTGTTATAACGGTGCTGGTCAACTGGTTGCAACATTTCTATTTTGGAATAATGGGGGAGAAGATGACTGAGCGCATAAGAAGGATGATGTTCTCTG CAATATTGCGCAATGAAGTTGGATGGTTCGACAAAGACGAGAACAATGCTGATACATTGTCCATGCGCCTGGCAAATGATGCTACATATGTCCGTGCTGCCTTCAGTAACCGGCTTTCCATATTTATACAAGACACTGCTGCAGTATCTGTTGCTCTTCTTATTGGGATGTTGTTGGGATGGCGGGTAGCACTTGTTGCACTTGCAACCTTACCAGTTCTTGTTATATCTGCTATTGCACAG AAATTGTGGCTTGCTGGCTTCTCAAGAGGAATCCAGGAGATGCATAGAAAGGCTTCGTTAGTACTTGAAGATGCCGTCCGGAACATATACACTGTAGTAGCATTCTGTGCTGGGAACAAGATAATGGAACTCTACAGATTACATCTTGGCAAGATACTGAAGCAAAGTCTTGTCCAAGGATTGGCTATAGGCTTCGGCTTTGGTCTCTCGCAGTTTCTTCTTTTCGCCTGCAATGCCCTGCTTCTTTGGTACACTGCTATTTCAGTTGACCAGCAACGTCTGACAATAGCCACAGGACTAAAAGAGTACATACTCTTTTCATTTGCATCATTCGCACTGGTCGAGCCATTTGGACTTGCACCTTACATACTTAAAAGGAGGAAATCTCTTACGTCAGTGTTTGAAATTATTGACCGAGAACCAAAGATCGATCCTGATGATACCACTGGCTTGAAACCACCCAATGTTTACGGAAGCATCGAATTCAAGAATGTTGATTTCTCTTATCCTGCTCGTCCAGAAATTCTTGTGCTGAGCAATTTTAATCTTAAAGTAAGTGGTGGGCAAACTGTTGCGGTGGTAGGGGTTTCAGGATCAGGGAAAAGCACTATTATTTCTTTGATCGAGAGATTCTATGACCCGGTTTCTGGCCAAGTTCTACTGGATGGTCGTGATTTAAAATCATTTAACCTCAGATGGTTGCGTAGCCACATGGGCCTGATTCAGCAAGAGCCAGTTATTTTCTCAACAACAATAAGAGAAAACATTATCTATGCAAGGCACAATGCAACAGAGGCTGAGATAAAGGAAGCTGCGAGGATAGCTAATGCTCATCATTTCATTAGCAGCTTACCACATGGCTATGACACTCATGTGGGAATGAGAGGGGTTGATCTAACACCTGGGCAAAAGCAGCGGATTGCCATTGCTAGGGTGGTTTTGAAGAATGCACCGATATTGTTGTTGGATGAGGCTAGCTCTGCTATCGAGTCTGAATCAAGTAGAGTGGTACAGGAAGCTCTCGACACTCTGGTCATGGGTAACAAGACAACGATTCTCATTGCGCACAGGGCAGCAATGATGAAGCATGTGGACAACATTGTTGTCCTAAATGGTGGCAAGATAGTAGAGCAGGGTACACATGACTCTCTGATGGACCAGAACGGTCTATATGTTAGATTGATGCAACCCCATTTTGGCAAGGGCCTTCGCCAGCATCGGCTAATGTAA
- the LOC101774190 gene encoding photosynthetic NDH subunit of lumenal location 1, chloroplastic, which translates to MASLQNLICSVSKQLVAPNYAVTAKLNGAPPSVVSASSSGASSDQKNVTKRQLALLGAGVLATGLLKTSSAIAEEVPKNYKSYVDAKDGYSYLYPAEWRDFDFLGHDSAFKDRNLALQCVRVGFIPTEKTDIRDLGPMDEAIFNLVNNVYAAPNQIPSIYDMQERTVDGKNYWTFEYDLEAPGYGVSAFATVAIGNGRYYTLIVTANERRWSRLRNRLKVVADSFKISDLTA; encoded by the exons ATGGCAAGCCTGCAGAATCTGATTTGCTCCGTATCCAAACAA TTGGTTGCCCCGAATTATGCGGTGACTGCCAAACTGAATGGGGCTCCACCCTCGGTTGTCTCAGCAAGCTCAAGCGGAGCATCCTCTGATCAAAAGA ATGTCACGAAAAGGCAGTTAGCTTTGCTTGGTGCTGGAGTGTTAGCCACTGGCCTACTGAAGACAAGCTCTGCAATTGCTGAAG AAGTACCGAAGAATTACAAGTCTTATGTGGATGCGAAAGACGGATACTCGTATCTTTATCCAGCTGAATGGAGG GATTTCGACTTCTTGGGTCACGATTCAGCATTCAAAGATCGTAATCTGGCTCTTCAGTGTGTCCGTGTGGGATTTATTCCTACTGAGAAAACAGATATCCGTGACCTAGGACCAATGGATGAG GCCATCTTCAATTTGGTAAACAACGTTTATGCTGCCCCAAATCAAATACCGTCCATCTATGACATGCAAGAG CGCACGGTGGACGGCAAGAACTACTGGACGTTTGAGTACGATCTGGAGGCACCGGGCTACGGCGTTTCTGCCTTTGCAACGGTCGCCATTGGAAACG GCCGGTACTACACGCTGATCGTGACCGCGAACGAACGCCGGTGGAGCAGGCTGCGGAACAGGCTCAAGGTCGTCGCGGATTCTTTCAAGATCTCGGATCTGACCGCGTGA
- the LOC101773785 gene encoding nitric oxide synthase-interacting protein — protein MPQRHSKNNNDLAFFTYEEKRKLGYGTQRERLGKDSIKPFDACCLCLKPLIDPHCCPKGHAFCKECILECLLAQKKDIKRKLAAHEAQKKQEKEEEEEKLILQKAKELDAFDQQNHGAVPQYHDRSGSQDKNGFHGANSVKVTSFEEEALRNMKAFWLPSATPEATVKVDAPSTDTICPEGQEKLKLKSLFPISFTEENGDQKRKKSVEKSYMCPSCMSTLTNTMTLVAISTCGHVFCKKCSDKFLLKDKVCLECNKPFKERNLVTLEKGGTGFAAHDERLEAREFKHLGSGSGLGLVKPAPKA, from the exons ATGCCGCAGCGGCACTCGAAGAACAACAATGACCTCGCCTTCTTCACGTACGAGGAGAAGCGGAAGCTCGGGTACGGCACGCAGCGGGAGCGCCTGGGGAAGGACTCGATCAAGCCCTTCGACGCCTGCTGCCTCTGCCTCAAGCCGCTCATCGACCCGCACTGCTGCCCCAAGGGCCACGCCTTCTGCAAGGAGTGCATCCTCGAGTGCCTCCTCGCCCAGAAGAAGGACATCAAGCG CAAGCTAGCAGCTCATGAGGCCCAGAAAAAgcaagagaaggaagaggaggaggagaagctgaTTCTGCAGAAGGCTAAGGAGTTGGACGCCTTTGATCAGCAAAACCATGGAGCTGTTCCCCAGTACCATGATCGCAGTGGCTCCCAagacaagaatgggtttcatgGAGCAAACAGTGTGAAGGTTACTTCCTTTGAAGAGGAAGCCCTCCGCAACATGAAGGCATTTTGGCTCCCTTCAGCTACTCCTGAAGCTACGGTCAAGGTAGATGCCCCCTCCACTGACACTATCTGCCCTGAGGGGCAGGAAAAGCTCAAGTTGAAATCGCTATTCCCTATCTCGTTCACTGAGGAAAATGGTGACCAAAAGAGGAAGAAGTCAGTGGAAAAGAGCTACATGTGCCCTAGTTGCATGTCTACCCTCACAAACACCATGACCCTGGTGGCAATCAGCACCTGTGGCCATGTCTTCTGCAAGAAGTGCTCTGACAAGTTTCTACTAAAGGATAAAGTTTGCTTGGAGTGCAACAAACCATTTAAGGAGAGGAATCTGGTTACTTTGGAGAAAGGAGGAACTGGGTTTGCTGCGCACGATGAACGCTTGGAGGCAAGGGAGTTCAAGCATTTGGGGAGTGGTTCTGGGTTAGGATTAGTGAAACCAGCTCCAAAGGCTTAG
- the LOC101773366 gene encoding kinesin-like protein KIN-5B, with the protein MAQTPNPSRRSWVGPAPMPFLTPRPERQRRHLEMRWADAGSQSAVRRSGVGAVAGNSGGERDREVNVQVVLRCRPLSEEEQRSNVKSAISCNESKREVTVRLFKQADKTFTFDKVFGPKSQQRSIYDHAVAPIVNDVLEGYSCTVFAFGQTGSGKTYTMEGEMRQKVSEPPDTAGIIPRAVHHIFRMLEERKADYSMKVTFLELYNEDITDLLATEDQSRFPEDKQKRPITLMEDGKGGAVIRGLEEIVVYSPSDIYNHLERGSARRRTADTALNKQSSRSHAVFSINIHVKETTVGNDELMKCGRLNLVDLAGSENIARSGVREGRAREAGEMNRSLLTLGRVITALVEHSVHVPYRDSKLTRLLRESLGGKAKACIIATVSPSVHSQEETLVTLDYASRAKSIRNRPEANKTTCNIMLKDLYQEMERMKQDVKAAREKNGIYIPHERFVLDEAEKKSMREKMERLELNLHKQKKEIEKFKSLYLAEQECRLDFESQNKDLKVNLESWKGKFHDLQEAHCRANMSLREKDFIISNLLCSENLILEHAKDMRNNLENASEDITVLLNKLERQSKTEAKNEGLLSSFRAELDHSLGVLHKTVVGSVCEQHKILESMNEQMKSYFSAKTESANHLERRTAKAKDMYVSGIQCMKELADTLRQRSIIDSEQMRLNISTHAIAVENFLAMMVSEAEQVLDDVLKSTSELKELIALFAELQRAGLKRSLTSAQAMSKTSIDFFKDIRIHVSRLIKLMEQNKIERSTKLLEFENEFKEICVKDEQAALNKIATILSGLTAKKTAMVSAYAGQLNDRYNEEQKHLNLEMSNLQQVSDNGKNETAAYVRVVENQFQEDMSSHAKLNDQMEGILQQCLKKGGQSVSYWSQTQSSMHDLCKSSIMEADDFIKEWGKKNENIFHEKLMFSSQNDAEFHAITSDVLTNSKNSLLLDHETRKMMESVSTTYSDHLELLNEKHSERTEYIRNNASNCLEKDYMANSPIRHCPRELLTDANSLESIEELRASVPDLVAKFRLENKLDEVGKGKQLSDQRTRTPRSPLMPVNHYVE; encoded by the exons ATGGCGCAGACGCCGAACCCCAGCAGGAGGTCGTGGGTCGGCCCGGCGCCGATGCCCTTCCTCACGCCGCGCccggagcggcagcggcggcacctCGAGATGAGGTGGGCGGACGCGGGATCCCAAAGCGCCGTGCGCCGAAGTGGCGTGGGCGCAGTTGCCGGCAACAGTGGAGGCGAGAGGGATCGCGAAGTGAACGTCCAGGTCGTGCTCCGGTGCAG ACCGCTaagcgaggaggagcagagatCGAATGTGAAGAGTGCCATTTCTTGTAACGAATCGAAGAGGGAGGTCACAGTTCGCCTCTTCAAGCAAGCAGACAAGACGTTTACCTTTGACAAG GTCTTTGGACCGAAATCTCAGCAAAGGTCTATATATGATCATGCTGTTGCACCAATAGTGAATGATGTCCTTGAAGGCTACAGCTGCACTGTCTTCGCCTTTGGTCAGACAGGATCTGGAAAAACATATACCATGGAAGGGGAGATGAGACAGAAG GTCAGTGAACCACCGGATACTGCTGGAATCATCCCTAGAGCTGTGCACCATATCTTTCGTATGCTTGAAGAACGGAAGGCTGATTATAGCATGAAGGTAACCTTCTTAGAGCTCTATAATGAAGATATAACAGACCTATTGGCTACAGAGGACCAAAGCAGATTTCCTGAAGATAAACAGAAGAGGCCTATAACTCTTATGGAAGATGGCAAAGGTGGGGCAGTTATAAGAGGGCTTGAAGAGATTGTAGTCTACAGTCCTAGCGACATATATAACCATTTAGAACGTGGATCAGCTAGGAGACGCACTGCTGACACTGCACTAAATAAGCAAAGCAG CCGATCACATGCTGTTTTTTCTATAAACATCCATGTCAAAGAAACAACAGTAGGGAATGATGAACTCATGAAGTGTGGGAGATTGAATCTTGTAGACTTGGCAGGATCTGAGAATATAGCTCGATCAGGTGTAAGAGAG GGTAGAGCAAGAGAAGCTGGAGAGATGAATAGGAGCTTATTAACTCTGGGGCGTGTCATCACCGCGCTTGTGGAGCATTCTGTTCATGTGCCATACAG GGATAGTAAGCTCACCAGACTGCTAAGAGAATCATTAGGAGGAAAAGCCAAAGCATGCATCATAGCTACGGTGTCTCCATCTGTCCATTCCCAGGAAGAAACACTGGTTACACTTGATTATGCTTCTCGTGCTAAAAGCATAAGAAATAGGCCTGAG GCAAATAAAACAACATGTAATATTATGCTCAAGGACCTCTACcaagaaatggaaagaatgaaACAAG ATGTCAAAGCTGCGAGGGAAAAGAATGGAATCTATATCCCCCATGAAAGATTCGTCCTAGATGAGGCAGAAAAAAAG TCCATGAGGGAAAAAATGGAACGTTTGGAGCTCAATCTTCACAAGCAGAAAAAA GAAATAGAAAAATTCAAAAGCTTATACCTAGCAGAGCAGGAATGCCGCTTGGATTTTGAAAGTCAGAACAAAGATTTGAAG GTAAATCTTGAAAGCTGGAAGGGAAAGTTTCATGATCTTCAAGAAGCTCATTGTCGAGCTAACATGTCGCTAAGGGAGAAGGACTTCATAATCTCAAATTTACTTTGTTCTG AAAACCTAATTCTGGAACATGCAAAGGATATGCGCAACAATCTGGAAAATGCATCTGAAGATATTACTGTACTTCTGAATAAACTAG AAAGGCAATCGAAAACTGAAGCTAAAAATGAAGGCTTGCTATCTAGCTTCCGGGCTGAATTGGATCACAGTCTTGGAGTTCTGCATAAAACAGTAGTTGGATCAGTATGTGAACAGCATAAAATTTTGGAGTCTATGAATGAGCAGATGAAGTCATACTTTTCAGCTAAAACTGAG TCAGCAAACCACTTGGAGAGAAGAACTGCAAAAGCCAAAGATATGTATGTCTCTGGGATCCAATGTATGAAGGAGCTTGCTGATACCCTGAGACAGCGATCTATCATAGACTCTGAGCAGATGAGGCTGAACATATCTACTCATGCAATAGCTGTTGAAAAT TTTCTAGCAATGATGGTTTCGGAAGCTGAACAAGTTCTGGACGATGTTCTGAAATCTACTTCAGAGCTCAAGGAACTAATAGCCCTTTTTGCAGAACTACAACGTGCT GGATTGAAAAGGAGTCTTACTTCTGCACAAGCCATGTCAAAGACATCAATTGATTTCTTTAAAGACATCAGGATACATGTGTCTCGGCTCATCAAACTTATGGAACAGAACAAAATAGAAAGGTCCACAAAGCTTCTCGAATTTGAGAATGAATTTAAG GAAATTTGTGTTAAAGACGAGCAAGCTGCTCTGAACAAGATTGCTACGATTTTATCAGGGTTGACTGCCAAGAAAACTGCAATG GTTTCAGCATATGCCGGACAGCTGAATGACAGATACAATGAAGAGCAGAAACACCTAAATTTGGAGATGTCCAACCTACAGCAGGTTTCAGATAATGGCAAAAATGAGACTGCGGCTTATGTTAGAGTGGTAGAGAACCAGTTCCAGGAGGACATGTCATCGCATGCTAAATTAAATGATCAAATGGAAGGCATCTTGCAGCAATG CTTGAAGAAAGGTGGACAGTCTGTATCTTACTGGTCACAAACACAATCATCTATGCATGATCTTTGTAAGAGCTCAATCATGGAGGCTGATGATTTTATCAA AGAATGGGGAAAGAAGAATGAAAATATCTTCCACGAAAAGCTGATGTTTTCTTCACAGAATGATGCAGAGTTTCATGCCATTACATCTGATGTGTTGACTAATTCAAAGA ATTCCCTCTTACTGGATCATGAAACTAGAAAGATGATGGAAAGTGTCTCCACCACTTACTCAGATCATCTGGAATTGTTGAATGAAAAACACAGTGAACGCACAGAGTATATAAGAAACAATGCGAGTAACTGTCTTGAGAAGGATTACATG GCTAATAGTCCGATTCGGCACTGTCCACGGGAGCTACTGACCGATGCAAACAGTTTGGAATCAATTGAAGAACTAAGGGCTTCTGTTCCAGATCTCGTGGCAAAGTTCAGGTTGGAGAACAAGCTGGATGAAGTTGGCAAGGGGAAACAATTATCAGATCAAAGGACACGCACTCCAAGAAGTCCTCTGATGCCTGTCAATCATTACGTTGAGTGA
- the LOC101772952 gene encoding zinc finger protein ZAT11 yields MAYGKRSRQQAEEMVRLPDGADVASFLLLFSGHHYQHQASSPDPASAPERVFECKTCNRQFPSFQALGGHRASHKKPRTADGGAAAEPPKPKVHGCSICGLEFAIGQALGGHMRRHRAAEADGGSNNGLGLGLSLGSGLGQKDGGRKVAPAAEVVLDLNAVPEMEEEPDRAKLGLSVEFPVAVVDFLR; encoded by the coding sequence ATGGCGTATGGCAAGAGGTCGAGGCAGCAGGCCGAGGAGATGGTCCGGCTACCCGACGGCGCCGACGTCGCGAGCTTCCTGCTTCTCTTCTCGGGCCACCACTACCAGCACCAAGCGTCGTCGCCGGACCCAGCCTCGGCACCGGAGCGCGTGTTCGAATGCAAGACCTGCAACCGGCAGTTCCCGTCCTTCCAGGCGCTCGGCGGGCACCGGGCCAGCCACAAGAAGCCCCgcacggcggacggcggcgccgcggcagaGCCGCCCAAGCCCAAGGTGCACGGCTGCTCCATCTGCGGGCTCGAGTTCGCCATCGGCCAGGCGCTCGGCGGCCacatgcgccgccaccgcgccgccgaggcggaCGGCGGCAGCAACAACGGCCTCGGGCTAGGCCTCAGCCTCGGCAGCGGGCTCGGGCAGAAAGACGGCGGCaggaaggtggcgccggcggccgaggtTGTGCTGGACCTGAACGCCGTgccggagatggaggaggagccggatcgcgccaagctggggCTCTCCGTCGAATTCCCCGTAGCAGTAGTTGACTTCTTACGCTAA